Proteins from a genomic interval of Paenibacillus sp. RC334:
- a CDS encoding glycoside hydrolase family 48 protein — protein MVMSAILVLPLTLGIFQAEPDRASAATPESTRFLQLYKQLKDPASGYFSKEGIPYHSVETLMSEAPDYGHLTTSEAYSYWMWLEVLYGHYTGDWGKLESAWDNMEKYIIPVNEGDGKEEQPTMSNYNPNSPATYAAEYPQPDQYPSRLSGQYSGGKDPLDAELKATYGNNQTYLMHWLLDVDNWYGFGNLLNPSHTAAYVNTFQRGEQESVWEAVPHPSQDNQKFGKANEGFMSLFTKENNAPAQQWRYTNATDADARAVQAMYWAKELGYDNSVYLDKAKKMGDYLRYGMYDKYFQKIGSASNGTPTAGSGKDASHYLMAWYTAWGGGLGQSGNWAWRIGASHAHQGYQNVVAAYALSDQDGGLIPNSPTAGQDWATSLKRQLEFYTWLQSDEGAIAGGATNSWDGAYKAYPSGTSTFYGMAYTGAPVYQDPPSNNWFGMQAWPVERVAELYYILAKKGDTSSEQFKMAKQVTENWVAWSKSYAFANERPVTDAQGYYLDAQGKRILGGKNPKVATTAAKGEFWVPGNLEWSGKPETWTGFANHKGNANLHVVTKNPGQDAGVLGSYVKALTFFAAGTKAEKGDYTALGKEAKDLSKALLDAAWGYNDGVGITTKEAREDYYRYFTKEAYIPNGWSGKTGQGNTIPGADATASDPSKGGNGTYSSYTDIRPNITKDPQWSYLKDKYTTSWNNQTKKWDKGAPEFTYHRFWSQVDMATAYAEYDRLINNSGTTEPTAPKAPANVKASAGDAQVTLSWSKATGADSYTVKRSTTSGGPYTTVATVTDSTYKDTGVVNETTYYYVASATNSLGTSPDSAEVSAKPTAAPIPATGDVIAQYRVGDTNPGDNQIRPLFRVVNKGKEAVDLKTVKLRYYFTVDGDKPQEFHCDYAQLGSGNVQGRFVKLDKAVTGADYYLEISFGAGAGSLAAGANTGDIQVRLNKTDWSNYNESDDFSYDATKTSYADWNKTPLYVNDQRVWGLEP, from the coding sequence ATGGTCATGTCAGCCATTTTGGTGCTTCCGCTAACTTTGGGCATATTTCAAGCCGAACCCGACCGTGCTTCAGCCGCAACACCGGAATCCACACGCTTTCTTCAATTGTACAAACAACTGAAGGACCCGGCCAGCGGATATTTTTCCAAGGAAGGTATACCTTACCATTCGGTTGAAACCCTGATGAGCGAGGCCCCGGACTACGGACACTTAACGACCTCGGAAGCCTATAGCTACTGGATGTGGCTGGAAGTGCTGTATGGTCATTATACCGGGGATTGGGGGAAGCTGGAATCCGCTTGGGACAACATGGAGAAATACATCATTCCTGTTAATGAAGGAGATGGCAAGGAAGAACAGCCTACTATGAGTAACTACAACCCCAACAGCCCAGCCACCTATGCAGCAGAGTATCCGCAGCCGGATCAATATCCAAGCCGTCTGAGTGGTCAGTATAGTGGTGGCAAGGACCCGCTGGATGCAGAGCTGAAAGCAACCTATGGCAATAATCAGACCTATCTGATGCATTGGCTGCTGGACGTGGATAATTGGTACGGTTTTGGCAATCTGCTGAATCCGTCTCATACAGCGGCCTATGTGAACACCTTCCAACGCGGGGAGCAGGAATCGGTTTGGGAAGCCGTCCCGCATCCATCGCAGGATAATCAAAAATTTGGTAAAGCAAATGAAGGCTTTATGAGCCTGTTTACCAAGGAAAATAATGCTCCTGCACAGCAATGGCGCTACACGAATGCCACCGATGCGGACGCACGGGCGGTTCAAGCCATGTACTGGGCGAAAGAACTGGGATATGACAACTCGGTATATTTGGATAAAGCGAAAAAGATGGGAGACTACTTACGTTACGGTATGTACGATAAATACTTCCAAAAAATAGGAAGCGCTTCCAATGGGACTCCGACCGCTGGTTCCGGCAAGGATGCCAGCCACTATCTGATGGCATGGTATACGGCATGGGGTGGCGGACTGGGTCAAAGCGGAAACTGGGCTTGGCGGATTGGCGCCAGCCACGCGCATCAGGGCTACCAAAATGTCGTTGCGGCTTACGCGTTATCCGATCAGGATGGCGGATTAATACCAAATTCACCAACGGCGGGACAGGATTGGGCTACCTCGCTGAAGCGCCAACTGGAATTTTATACGTGGCTGCAATCCGATGAGGGAGCCATTGCAGGTGGAGCAACGAATAGCTGGGATGGTGCCTACAAGGCGTATCCGTCTGGCACAAGCACCTTCTATGGAATGGCTTATACAGGCGCTCCTGTATACCAAGATCCACCGTCCAACAATTGGTTCGGAATGCAGGCTTGGCCTGTCGAGCGGGTTGCCGAGCTGTACTACATTTTAGCCAAGAAGGGTGATACTTCTTCCGAGCAGTTTAAAATGGCTAAGCAAGTGACGGAAAACTGGGTAGCATGGTCCAAGAGCTATGCATTTGCCAACGAACGTCCTGTGACAGACGCGCAGGGATACTATTTGGACGCTCAAGGCAAGCGCATTCTGGGTGGTAAAAATCCGAAGGTTGCCACTACAGCAGCTAAAGGCGAGTTCTGGGTGCCAGGTAATCTGGAATGGAGCGGGAAGCCAGAAACCTGGACCGGATTTGCCAATCATAAGGGGAATGCCAATCTGCATGTAGTAACGAAGAATCCAGGGCAAGATGCGGGAGTGCTGGGCAGTTATGTTAAAGCGCTTACTTTTTTTGCTGCCGGAACGAAGGCCGAAAAAGGAGATTACACCGCATTAGGCAAGGAAGCCAAGGATCTGTCCAAAGCTTTGCTCGATGCTGCATGGGGTTACAACGACGGCGTGGGCATTACCACGAAGGAAGCACGTGAGGATTATTATCGTTATTTTACGAAAGAAGCGTATATCCCGAACGGATGGAGTGGTAAAACGGGGCAAGGTAACACCATTCCTGGCGCAGACGCTACCGCCTCTGATCCGTCCAAGGGTGGTAATGGTACGTATTCCAGCTACACCGATATCCGGCCTAACATCACCAAAGATCCTCAGTGGTCTTATCTCAAGGACAAATACACAACTTCATGGAATAATCAAACGAAAAAATGGGATAAAGGCGCTCCGGAATTTACGTATCACCGTTTTTGGTCCCAAGTCGATATGGCGACAGCTTATGCCGAATATGACCGTCTCATCAACAATAGTGGAACAACTGAGCCGACAGCTCCCAAAGCTCCGGCAAATGTGAAAGCAAGTGCCGGGGATGCTCAGGTTACACTGAGCTGGAGCAAAGCGACGGGGGCCGACAGCTATACCGTCAAGCGCTCCACAACCAGTGGAGGACCTTATACCACGGTAGCAACGGTAACGGATAGCACTTACAAGGATACAGGAGTGGTGAATGAAACCACTTATTATTATGTAGCAAGTGCAACTAATTCTTTAGGAACCAGCCCGGATTCTGCCGAGGTCAGCGCCAAGCCGACAGCAGCGCCGATTCCGGCAACGGGAGATGTAATTGCCCAATACCGCGTGGGCGACACGAACCCGGGAGATAATCAGATTCGTCCGCTTTTCCGTGTTGTAAACAAGGGGAAAGAGGCTGTTGATCTAAAGACTGTCAAGCTGCGGTATTACTTTACAGTGGATGGCGATAAACCGCAGGAATTCCATTGTGACTATGCACAGCTCGGTAGCGGCAACGTTCAGGGACGCTTTGTGAAACTGGATAAGGCGGTTACGGGCGCAGATTACTATCTGGAAATCTCCTTTGGAGCTGGTGCGGGAAGTCTGGCAGCAGGAGCCAACACGGGGGATATTCAGGTTCGCTTGAACAAGACGGACTGGAGCAATTATAACGAAAGTGATGATTTTTCCTATGATGCGACCAAGACGTCTTATGCAGATTGGAACAAAACGCCTCTGTATGTGAACGACCAGCGTGTATGGGGGCTGGAGCCTTGA
- a CDS encoding GNAT family N-acetyltransferase, which translates to MSEIYRLAQREDAERLQYVTYEAYETIRQLELKWPAAQADIPIIQENIKNNDCYVLEVDGVIQATVSHLKNRALNFITDLPFVMWFAVNPAAQGKGYGRKLLNWVEQTIIRDQVGAPAVTLATAEKHPYLLSMYERWGYERIHAFDHGTGDGTMHVLRKVVNPELFETYIREKNEAETANRN; encoded by the coding sequence ATGAGCGAAATCTATCGTTTGGCACAACGGGAAGATGCGGAGAGATTGCAGTACGTGACTTATGAGGCGTACGAAACAATTCGGCAGTTGGAGCTTAAATGGCCTGCCGCTCAGGCAGATATTCCTATCATTCAGGAAAACATTAAAAATAATGACTGCTACGTGCTGGAAGTCGATGGTGTAATTCAGGCTACAGTTAGTCATCTCAAAAATAGAGCTCTTAATTTTATAACGGATCTACCATTTGTCATGTGGTTTGCCGTCAATCCGGCTGCTCAGGGCAAAGGTTACGGTCGCAAGCTGCTGAACTGGGTAGAGCAGACTATAATCCGTGATCAGGTGGGAGCTCCTGCCGTTACGCTGGCAACAGCCGAAAAGCATCCCTATCTGCTGTCTATGTATGAGCGTTGGGGATATGAGCGTATTCATGCGTTTGACCATGGAACAGGAGATGGAACGATGCATGTGCTGCGTAAAGTTGTGAATCCCGAATTATTTGAAACGTATATTCGTGAAAAAAACGAAGCCGAGACCGCTAACCGCAATTAG
- the fabD gene encoding ACP S-malonyltransferase — translation MNRMALVFPGQGSQYAGMGVAWHSDFTEADHLFEEAADILGYDLKALCMAGPITQLSKTFYTQPALLTISVIAFRRYMHEIGIIPKFSAGHSLGEYSALVSSGVLSFGDALRLVQERGRFMEAAAEAGLGSMIAIRGAELNVVEEFCRLHSTVDQPAVIACYNSPNQYVVSGHHTSVAVVAGKLEQRGAQITRLQVSGPFHSLLMQHAADRLTIELQKYTFHEPQWPVISNVTAQPYPDVDSIRQGLILQMTHPVRWIQTMQYMANHGVKQNIELGPRTVLKNLAKEINTTIEVLSLDRDLDRVELERRFSIRDWVARSLSLAVSTPNANWNEDEYLKGVILPVRRLEELLRNSESGSSPPPASEQRQEILGCIRLVLQTKRVSEGEQKVMLEQLRRDQDGAVSNFN, via the coding sequence TTGAATCGAATGGCTTTGGTTTTTCCGGGACAAGGATCTCAGTATGCAGGAATGGGAGTCGCATGGCATAGCGATTTTACAGAAGCGGATCACTTGTTTGAAGAGGCTGCTGATATTTTGGGATATGATCTGAAAGCTTTATGCATGGCAGGTCCGATCACACAATTATCCAAGACATTCTATACTCAGCCCGCACTTCTTACAATCAGCGTCATTGCATTCCGACGTTATATGCACGAAATCGGGATTATTCCGAAATTTTCAGCAGGTCATAGCCTGGGTGAATATTCAGCTCTGGTAAGTAGCGGTGTTCTATCCTTTGGCGACGCTTTACGACTGGTACAAGAGCGGGGACGCTTCATGGAAGCAGCCGCAGAGGCCGGTCTGGGCAGCATGATTGCCATTCGCGGAGCTGAATTGAACGTCGTGGAAGAATTCTGTCGTCTGCACTCCACAGTCGATCAGCCTGCTGTCATTGCCTGTTACAATTCGCCCAATCAGTATGTCGTCTCTGGTCATCATACGTCGGTAGCTGTGGTAGCTGGCAAGTTAGAACAGCGGGGGGCCCAAATTACTCGCTTGCAGGTCAGCGGTCCTTTTCATAGTCTGCTTATGCAGCATGCTGCGGACAGGCTGACCATCGAGCTGCAAAAATACACTTTCCATGAACCGCAGTGGCCCGTGATCTCCAATGTGACCGCTCAGCCATACCCTGATGTAGACAGCATCCGTCAAGGATTGATTTTGCAAATGACTCATCCGGTTCGATGGATACAAACCATGCAGTATATGGCGAATCATGGCGTGAAGCAGAACATCGAGTTAGGTCCGCGAACGGTGTTGAAAAATTTAGCGAAGGAAATAAACACTACCATCGAAGTGCTGTCTCTGGACAGAGACTTGGATCGCGTTGAACTGGAACGCCGTTTCTCGATCCGTGATTGGGTTGCCCGTTCCCTGTCACTGGCGGTGTCTACCCCCAATGCCAATTGGAATGAAGATGAGTATCTAAAGGGTGTTATTTTACCTGTTCGGAGACTGGAAGAATTATTGCGAAACTCAGAATCAGGCAGCAGTCCACCACCTGCTTCTGAGCAAAGACAGGAAATACTGGGGTGTATTCGCCTGGTGTTGCAAACCAAACGGGTCTCCGAAGGAGAGCAGAAAGTAATGCTAGAGCAATTAAGGAGGGATCAGGATGGAGCAGTTTCAAACTTTAATTGA
- a CDS encoding S9 family peptidase has product MSDPQSSIAKRHITAEDLYQLRWISDPAVHPGNGAVAYVEQYINEDRIDYNSDIWLLPSENSEPLPFTYGPKDESPVWSPDGSQLAFLRTLEGKRQVWIIPASGGEARQLTWAEKGVHSLAWSPDGFYISFVAKTTESLSSPTSVQPKGQVVNRTKAKSDGYGLWDDTRNHLYVTDVNSGDTVQLTFGAYDVAEPVWSPDGKLILFVARIAEHSEEDTDLRKQNDLFTIAPAISKGNAEAPRKLTCSELQIESAEYSPDGSTIAFYGHDRHAKGATQTRLYILPSSGGSAVCISETLDAHLGNAGMSDMRSHLHVGPPRFSMDGQSLYTLVTREGNVHVYQFALDGSFTVLTQGDREIYQFTLTPDEQHIIAASTHVTLPGDLFRIAISSGTEERLTQVNDLLLEEIRLSVPESFWTEVEDGRRVQGWVMKPVGFAKGVTYPAILEIHGGPHAMYSHSFFHEFQLLAAQGYAVIYTNPGGSRGYGQSFTNVVLGEYGGRDYTDLLSAVDEAIRQFPFIHPERLGVTGGSYGGFMTNWIVGHTDRFRAAVTQRSISNWLSMYGVSDIGYSFTEDEVGGNPWDDFEVLWRQSPLAYVKQINTPLLILHGEQDLRCPIEQGEQLFTALRRLGKSTQFVRFPGSSHELSRKGHPQLRVERLQRITNWFVKHQI; this is encoded by the coding sequence TTGAGCGACCCGCAATCCAGTATAGCTAAACGCCATATAACAGCAGAGGATTTATATCAACTTCGGTGGATCAGCGATCCTGCTGTCCATCCAGGTAACGGTGCAGTCGCTTACGTAGAGCAGTATATTAATGAAGATCGGATAGACTATAATTCTGACATTTGGCTTTTGCCATCAGAAAACTCCGAGCCGTTGCCCTTCACATATGGGCCGAAAGACGAATCACCTGTCTGGTCACCTGACGGATCACAGCTTGCTTTTCTCCGTACGCTGGAAGGTAAGCGTCAGGTATGGATCATTCCAGCTAGCGGAGGAGAGGCTCGGCAGCTTACATGGGCAGAGAAAGGCGTTCATTCATTGGCTTGGTCACCGGACGGATTCTACATATCCTTTGTCGCAAAAACCACAGAGAGTCTGTCATCCCCGACATCAGTGCAGCCGAAAGGACAGGTCGTTAACCGAACAAAAGCCAAGTCAGATGGCTACGGGCTATGGGATGATACACGTAATCACTTATATGTGACTGATGTAAATTCAGGGGACACCGTCCAACTGACGTTCGGCGCGTATGACGTCGCGGAACCTGTCTGGTCGCCGGATGGCAAACTTATTTTATTCGTGGCCAGAATAGCGGAGCATTCAGAAGAGGATACGGATTTACGCAAGCAAAATGATTTGTTTACGATAGCTCCTGCTATTTCAAAAGGAAATGCGGAAGCACCGCGGAAGCTAACCTGCTCCGAGCTGCAAATCGAGAGTGCTGAATACTCTCCCGATGGTTCAACGATTGCCTTTTACGGACATGATCGACATGCTAAAGGCGCGACCCAGACCCGATTATACATCCTCCCTTCGAGTGGTGGCTCGGCAGTATGCATTAGTGAAACGCTGGACGCACACCTCGGTAACGCGGGTATGAGCGATATGCGCTCACACCTTCATGTAGGGCCACCACGTTTTAGTATGGACGGTCAATCCCTGTATACGCTTGTAACCCGTGAAGGAAATGTGCATGTATATCAGTTTGCACTTGATGGAAGCTTTACAGTTTTGACGCAGGGAGACAGAGAAATTTATCAGTTCACGCTCACCCCGGATGAGCAGCATATCATTGCAGCTTCAACTCACGTGACATTGCCAGGCGATTTGTTTCGAATTGCGATCTCTTCCGGGACAGAGGAACGACTGACGCAGGTGAATGACTTGCTGCTGGAAGAGATCAGGTTAAGTGTGCCTGAGAGCTTCTGGACTGAGGTCGAGGATGGTCGGAGGGTCCAGGGATGGGTGATGAAGCCAGTCGGTTTTGCGAAGGGAGTTACCTATCCCGCCATTTTGGAAATCCATGGCGGTCCCCATGCGATGTATTCCCACTCTTTTTTTCATGAGTTTCAGTTGCTAGCAGCGCAGGGATATGCGGTCATTTACACAAATCCGGGGGGAAGCAGAGGGTATGGCCAGTCTTTTACCAATGTCGTTCTTGGCGAGTACGGCGGACGAGATTACACGGACTTGCTGAGTGCGGTCGATGAGGCCATTCGACAGTTTCCATTCATTCATCCAGAACGACTAGGTGTTACGGGGGGGAGCTACGGAGGCTTTATGACTAACTGGATTGTCGGTCACACAGACCGTTTCCGTGCAGCCGTGACCCAGCGCTCCATATCCAACTGGCTATCCATGTATGGCGTGAGCGACATTGGCTACTCATTTACAGAAGACGAGGTCGGCGGCAATCCTTGGGACGATTTCGAGGTCTTATGGAGACAATCTCCACTGGCATATGTTAAGCAAATAAATACACCACTGCTTATTTTGCACGGGGAGCAGGATCTTCGTTGTCCCATTGAGCAGGGAGAGCAGCTATTTACAGCACTACGGCGATTGGGTAAATCCACGCAATTTGTTCGTTTTCCAGGCTCAAGCCATGAGCTTTCACGAAAAGGGCATCCGCAGCTTCGTGTGGAACGACTGCAACGCATTACAAATTGGTTTGTCAAGCACCAGATATAA
- a CDS encoding ferritin — MKDNLAQALNEQMNFEFYSAHVYLAMAAYCSGESLDGFANFFLVQAEEERFHAMKLYKYINDRRGRATLAALPEPKNSYDSMLDVFEHGYKHEQQNTQKFYHLADLALDGREHATIHFLKWFIDEQVEEEALFDNVIQKLKRIERDSNAFYMLDSEFAQRSFTAPAE, encoded by the coding sequence ATGAAAGACAATTTGGCACAGGCTCTAAATGAGCAAATGAATTTTGAGTTTTACTCCGCTCACGTATATCTGGCGATGGCTGCTTATTGCTCTGGCGAAAGTCTGGATGGGTTCGCAAACTTTTTCCTGGTACAAGCTGAAGAGGAACGTTTTCATGCGATGAAGCTATACAAATATATTAATGACCGCAGAGGGCGAGCTACTTTGGCAGCATTACCGGAGCCTAAAAATAGCTACGATTCCATGTTGGACGTATTTGAGCACGGCTACAAGCATGAGCAGCAAAATACGCAGAAATTTTATCATTTGGCTGACTTGGCTCTGGACGGACGTGAGCATGCGACGATCCATTTCCTGAAATGGTTTATTGATGAACAAGTCGAAGAGGAAGCTCTGTTCGACAATGTGATCCAGAAGCTCAAGCGTATTGAAAGAGATAGCAACGCTTTTTATATGCTGGACAGTGAATTTGCCCAACGCAGCTTTACAGCCCCTGCGGAATAA
- a CDS encoding LLM class flavin-dependent oxidoreductase: MKFVLFSLMANLPNAITGETWSSQQKFQNVINQAVLAEELGFDAYGVGERHGAPFLSSSPPLVLTAIAARTERIRLLTMVTVLSVLDPVRVAEDYATLDHLSGGRLEIIIGKGNDPRHYPLFGITEEEQWDSLAERYRLLKRLWSEEEVTWEGSYRPPLHQVTTQPRPYQQQIPIWHGSASSTRSTELAAQYGEPIFSSNSFHPQAKYKALIDHYRERLAYYGHDPSQAVIGAGAGSLYLADTDEEAIRRYRPYYDAYHSTVAAQHNQSPFTSLEDNIRNGPVLIGSAESVLEKIRNYHTAFGHQVLSISVDGLGEQEQLEQLHRFSENIIPVLRQEIPSTIWQHGPNLDDGSRSIIPVKNDAPPISPIFQL, translated from the coding sequence ATGAAGTTTGTGTTATTCAGTCTGATGGCTAATCTGCCTAATGCGATTACCGGGGAAACCTGGAGCTCGCAGCAAAAATTCCAAAATGTAATCAATCAGGCTGTTCTCGCAGAGGAGCTTGGTTTTGATGCATACGGTGTGGGGGAGCGGCACGGTGCGCCTTTTCTGTCATCCTCACCCCCGCTCGTGCTGACCGCTATTGCGGCGAGAACCGAACGGATTCGTCTGCTGACTATGGTGACGGTGCTTAGCGTGCTGGACCCGGTGCGCGTGGCAGAAGACTATGCGACGTTGGATCATTTATCGGGTGGAAGATTAGAGATTATTATTGGGAAAGGCAATGATCCGCGCCATTATCCGTTATTTGGAATTACAGAGGAAGAACAGTGGGACTCGCTTGCTGAGCGCTATCGTCTGCTCAAACGGCTGTGGAGCGAAGAAGAGGTGACGTGGGAAGGAAGCTATCGTCCACCGTTGCATCAAGTCACGACACAGCCACGGCCGTATCAGCAGCAGATTCCCATCTGGCATGGCAGTGCTTCCAGTACACGATCGACCGAGCTGGCTGCGCAATACGGGGAGCCGATATTTTCCTCGAATTCTTTCCACCCGCAGGCCAAGTATAAAGCGCTCATTGATCATTACCGGGAACGGCTGGCTTATTACGGGCATGATCCGTCTCAGGCTGTGATTGGTGCCGGAGCAGGGAGTCTGTATCTGGCAGATACGGATGAGGAAGCGATTCGACGGTATCGTCCTTATTATGATGCCTACCACTCGACAGTGGCAGCTCAGCACAATCAGTCGCCCTTCACGAGTCTGGAGGATAATATTCGTAACGGTCCTGTTCTGATCGGCTCTGCGGAGAGCGTTCTTGAAAAAATACGGAACTATCATACCGCGTTTGGTCACCAGGTACTCAGCATCAGCGTGGACGGGCTGGGTGAGCAGGAGCAGCTCGAACAGCTACATCGGTTTAGCGAGAATATCATACCGGTGCTGCGGCAGGAAATTCCGAGCACGATTTGGCAGCATGGGCCGAATCTGGATGACGGAAGCAGGTCGATTATCCCTGTAAAAAATGATGCGCCACCCATATCTCCTATTTTTCAACTATAG